One segment of Gopherus flavomarginatus isolate rGopFla2 chromosome 8, rGopFla2.mat.asm, whole genome shotgun sequence DNA contains the following:
- the SFT2D3 gene encoding vesicle transport protein SFT2C, translated as MAELNRQLQEYLAQSKSASGPGPAAPSSSRPTPDAADAGGGTWLGRLSPFAGRSSSSSPAAGSWPWAAEPDPWLPGLSRWQRLVGSGLCLVLAALCFGLAALYAPLLLLRARKFALLWSLGSAFALGAAGFLRGPSRLLREPSRGTVLYLGALAGTLYAALGLRSTLLTALGAAAQLAAIAGCLLALLPGGPAGLRYLAGLLGGFVRRRVSKTLPV; from the coding sequence ATGGCGGAGCTGAACCGGCAGTTACAGGAGTACCTCGCTCAGTCTAAGAGTGCCAGCGGCCCCGGCCCAGCGGCCCCGAGCTCCTCGCGGCCGACGCCGGACGCCGCTGACGCCGGAGGGGGGACGTGGCTGGGCCGGCTGAGCCCCTTCGCAGGccgctcctcctcctcgtccCCGGCGGCCGGCTCGTGGCCCTGGGCGGCCGAGCCGGACCCCTGGCTGCCGGGGCTGTCGCGCTGGCAGCGGCTGGTGGGGAGCGGGCTGTGCCTGGTGCTGGCCGCGCTCTGCTTCGGCCTGGCCGCGCTCTAcgcgccgctgctgctgctccgcGCCCGCAAGTTCGCGCTGCTCTGGTCGCTGGGCTCGGCCTTTGCGCTGGGCGCCGCCGGCTTCCTGCGGGGGCCGAGCCGCCTCCTGCGGGAGCCCAGCCGCGGCACCGTGCTCTACCTCGGCGCCCTGGCCGGCACCCTGTACGCGGCGCTCGGCCTGCGCAGCACCCTGCTCACCGCGCTCGGGGCCGCCGCCCAACTCGCCGCCATCGCCGGCTGCCTGCTGGCCCTGCTGCCCGGGGGCCCCGCCGGCCTGCGCTACCTCGCCGGGCTCCTGGGCGGCTTCGTGCGCCGCCGCGTCTCCAAAACCCTGCCCGTGTGA